The genome window cttttacagtgttttaatatcaatgagtactcaacgactatcgtaaatgagcaacgtaagaatacgttcagaatcatctccccttgaagttgagaaaaatatgatattacgcttacaagatgaagcagattttttaaaacctatacagttctgttccattaatgaaaaaacttcacacggatgccagtaaaaaaaggaaacaaatgtaaataaaatgagctatgaaatattttggggttacaacacaaaatcatagataatggttatttgggggttataacacaacgtcatagataatggttatttgggggttataacacaaaatcatagataatggttataccagtatctttttctagtttgtttaaaataatcggccaatatattaatatttacagtagaaaaaatcgttccatgtaacttcattgagtgccctttacactgaaattcccgacgccctttggtgctttgcatcaatacttatcttgtaacgaattttaaacgttataacatatgatcaagtggacgttaacgtttaatgttctttaactgtgacggatcttgagcattattggcaaataataacaataaataatattttttcttaaacgtcctggtatacattgttaaggactttaaagggactgtcaaccacgacgacaaagaaaggaaaagttttaaaataccgtacttttttacaattattagtttatattgattaaaatatcacgactggtatattacattacttgacaaaagttattaagttttcatattttcaatatattctgTAATAAATTGTACTGGGTATGTCCACCAGGTAACTTCCAGTTAACTATAAaaaacgccagtagattgatcattatcgtcacgtggtaaacccaggaatgcaaattgtgcacgcgtagtgaattgtatatattttatatataaaatgaccaatatacttgcgttatttataatgtgtatatcgttatgtcacctatttttgcgatttactttcgatttcacatcgcgaaattttattaccgaatatactgaaactattaacttttttcaagtaatgtaatataccagtcgtgaaattttcatcaatataaagtaataattttaaaataatacggtattttagaacttttcttttttcgtcattcgtagTTGACAGTCCATTTAAGACCacagggccagtagtttgtggttataggggtTTATAAAgccttaattgttatatgtttctcAAATtcgtttataaaacagaactaaTTTGTTAACTACTAGTTTAACAAAATAAGGTAACCAGTTATAatattttgatttctgtttagtattgatgcagcttagcgaagacccagttttgttaatcagtgtctGTTGTACAATACAATATGAGAACATTTAGAGCAATGCTAgacctctggtactatccatggTAGCggacaaacaattattttgaaaaagtcaaatatttcctgtTTCCATTTAATtagctcgatttatgaatggtagaagtttggaatggtaaaacacaccaattttatcaagattccaataaataatgatattttatacgtTCTTATTGCTGATTTTTcattctataaatgtgttgttgcatatgtaaacaaagtatgtgcgcgcatactagtgtcgggttaaacaccgtaaaATGATGTATTTTCGTTACTGATCGAAAacgtggttattgaaaaacggtagtgggaaatacatgtatgttaattaaATATTCATGTCGATCCGTCACTGAATAAAACGTCACCAGAATACAGAAGTTtaggtttcattttcaaaattttctagggggagAACCCCAAAACCCTCAAATTGCAGTAGGGGGACATCCCTTCCTGCACATACCCACTTCGCCACATCGTTGCTCAATATAATCGTTGATGTGAAAGTTCGCACCCCCCTTTttaaaaccctggctacgggcctgcaTGTATACGTTTCAATCATTCAATTTCTAATTTATAAAACAGTACAATCAATTGGCATTTTTACCATTCCATCTCTGATATTTAAAGCAATTAAGACCACTTTATATTGTAGCTATTCCATTTCTGATGAAGAAATTTGGGGTCAGCTGCCTTACATGTGTATGCTTAGTTTGTTTATATGTGAACATCTCTTGCTGACGTTAACGAAATGTTTGCCATCTTATTATTATTTCCTGCTATTTACACTAATCAACAGTAACATCAAACACAACGAAAATCTTTGATGTTCAAGTTCAGTCCAAATTTAAGCAGTATCCTTATAACACTTAGCTCGTACATAACAAGCCAGACTACAAATCGAACAAACTaaagtcgaaacccgatggctcggaCTCGATTGGCTCAAATTTCCGGTTAGCTCGAACTCTGCTCAGAGCATCAATTATTCATTTAAGTTTCGCATGGTGGAAATTCGCGAAGGTCAAATTATCGATTCCGATTTTATGGGAAGTTTTtcaaaacgaaaatccagtatatgcgaaaagtgtcgtccctgatggaGACTAAAcatgaacgacactttatgcacatttagcccggttttctcCGAGCCCGCCTTATATATTTCAGGCGGTTTATGGCCccccaaaaataaaatttatatgtttacaaatatacTTGCTTGGGTTGAAGATTTTTGTAAAGATTATTATCGAAATAAAGTACCACTTTGGGCAATTCATACAAAGTCACGCTTtcaacaggggggggggggggggggggggggggggggcgcgtTTTAATATGGAAAGTTAAAACATCTCTTTTATCACCAGAAATCAAGAACCAACCGGTTTCCTGTAACCACAGAAGTTTCTAAACCTGGCCATATCAGTATGAGTTAATGTGAAGCTGAAAATTTAGTTCCGCTCATTGTAATTCTGCACAATTAGTATCGACTGTGTTCATTAAGTGCTCTCGCTTCGGGCGTTTCGCATCGGAGAATAAAATCATTGACATTATAATACTTTGGAAAAAAAGTGTTACATTATGGGATTAAAGGTTTGCGGAATATTTTTGTTGGGATGCATACCCGTTGCCCTATTTATCGCAGCCTTGGCCACCGAAAGATGGGTGATCATCTCCAACCATTTAGAAAATGGGACTGTCGAACTAGTGGCAAGACtgtttgaaattgaaatatgtgttatatcgACAGTTGCGGGAGAAAATTGCACTTCATTTCGTGAAGATCAAGTGCCGGGTTTCCCAAACGGTGTTAGTCTTAGTAAGTGAAtagattatttttaaaattatcaaaatttaaaatatagttgatggatggatagatggaggGAGGGATGGATGGAGGGATGCTTGATGACGGATGTATAGATTATTTTTTAACCGTTTTCTTATGCAGGGTATAGAAAAAGGTGGCCAGAATTATTCGCTTCACTACTGCAGCTTGTGGTCAATAAGTTAAACTGGTGTCCGCCATGCTCTTTGTTTTGAAACATGCACTTTGTTTCCAGATAAAGCAAATATCGGTCAACTAATGTCATTTTTCGGTTCCTGAAAGACAAAGCTTTAACTCCATAATAAATAGTGtatcttttttttctacttgcttttgattgttttttgtattatatctGCACTTTTAGTTGGGATTGAGTTATATAAGTTATACATTTGTGATTGCCTGTTAATCTGTCCGTCCTATTCATTCGTCAACCGTCGGTCCCTCCTTTGAAATGTGTAGGACGTGATGAAACTGTATGTACACCAGCATTTGGAATGTGCACACGAATCTTTTTGTGCATGTTCCAGccgttttttttttgtatcaGGATAGGTTTGTGTATTTGTTTCTTACGACACCGGTGATGAACCATGTTTGGCCCATTTGTagcaaaaaatgacatttttatatttgttttgacatGTGTCACAATCATCTATAATGATATATTGCTTCTAGGTTGATAAAACTTGACAGCATATTAATTAGCATGCGTACGTCTAGGTACTTAAGTGCATTTATCTGGTAATTCGACATCTTCAAGACGTTTGACCTTTCTATTAGACAATcggatattttttttatctgagtCACACGTACCGTTTAGAATTCGTTAAAAATACCTAACAGAAGTACAAAAAATTAGCAATGAAGTCAAAAGTTGCAGTATTTAAAGTATAAGGCTTTTTCGCTTTCTACATTTACAGAAAATTGGACTCTTGCTCGTTGCCTTCTACTTACAAGCATCGTTTGTGGGATATGTGGGCCTTTTGTACTGTGCAGACATCTATGCGAGAACAAAAAGTGGCTCATTCCATATTGCGCTGCTCTTTGGACATTGGCATGTGAGTAAATAATGCAGATTTGAACAACTCAACACAATTCAAttgtaaatgaatgaatgaatgaatgaacgaatgaatgaatgaaagaatgaatgaatgaacgaatgaatgaatggatgaacgaatgaatgaatgaatgaatgaatgaatgaatgaatgaatgaatgaatgaacgaatgaatgaatgaataaatgaatgaacgaatgaatgaatgaacgaatgaacgaataaatgaatggatgaatgaatgaatgaatgaatgaacgaatgaatgaacgaatgaacgaatgaatgaacgaatgaatgaatgaacgaatgaacgaatgaatgaacgaatgaatgaatgaatgaatgaatgaacgaatgaatgaacgaatgaatgaatgaacgaatgaatgaatgaatgaatgaatgaatgaatgaatgaatgaacgaatgaatgaacgaatgaatgaatggatgaatgaatgaacgaatgaatgaacgaatgaatgaatgcacgaatgaatgaatgaacgaatgaatgaatgaacgaatgaatgaatggatgaatgaatgaacgaatgaatgaatgaacgaatgaatgaacgaatgaatgaatgaacgaatggatgaatgaatgaatgaatggatgaatgaatgaatgaatgaatggacGAATGAATGgatgaacgaatgaatgaatggatgaatggacgaatgaatggatgaatggatgaatgaatgaatgaacgaatgaatgaatgaatgagcgAATGAATGgacgaacgaatgaatgaatgaatgaatggatgaatgaatgaacgaatgcatgaatgaatgaatgaatgaatgaatgaacgaatgaatgaatgaatgaatgaatgaatgaacgaatggatgaatgaatgaacgaatgaatgaataaatggatgaacgaatgaatgaatggatgaatgaatgaatgaatgaatgaatgaatgaatgaacgaatgaatgaatggatgaatgaatgaatgaatgaatgaacgaatgaatgaatggatgaatgaatgaatgaatgaacgaatgaatgaatgaacgaatgaatcAATGAAcgaataaatgaatgaacgaatgaatgaatgaacgaatgaattaatgaatgaatgaatgaatgaacgaatggatgaatgaatgaatgaatggatgaatgaatgaatgaatgaataaacgaatgaatgaatgaacgaatgaatgaatgaatgaacgaatgaatgaacgaatgaatgaatgaacgaattaatgaatgaacgaatgaatgaatggatgaatgaatgaatgaatgaatgaatgaataaataaataaatgaagaaattatagaatGAGTGGACGCGACGAACGGACGGATTGATGGATCGACCGACCAATCAGCCAACAAAGCTACCAACCAAACAATCACGCAACCATAAAATCAACCAAttaaccaaccaacaaaccagtCAATCAATCGACTTCCAAAATGGAtcaaaagtataaataaaatatataatgatgaATCAACATGTACATTACGAATCTACATGTTAATAGTAcaagatttactttatgcgtaATAATAACAAAGCACACATGCTTAATTTAATCCAAACAATAtaatgaccatgacctttgacctttcgaCATTGACATCAAATGGTTTCTTTCTTTCCGCACATGTAATCAAACGAGGCGATCGATCGACGGATGAATggataaaaataatgaattaaatccATAATGATGAATCAACCTGTACATGATTCGAATCTACATGTAAAAGGAACACGATTTACTTTATGCGTAATACTAACAAAGCACACGTGCTTAATTTCAtccaataaaatatatatagtgaccttgactttgaacctTTGGACCTGTAAATTGAATGGCTTCTTTCTGCACAAGTAATTATCATACCAGTTTGGATTAACATTGGCCAATTTGTTTTCTAAATATCGTGAGGAAACGGAATGGTTTTCGCCAAATCGAGTATTCTACCGACCGATATAAATATACAAAGTAATTAAACTGTACATTTTAAAAGGGGGAGGTGTCGTATTACATTTTAAGTGCCGAATATATTTATGTTGCAAAATgttagaaaatattttatggcgACCAACAGTCCACGCTAGCAGCATTTTGATTTTTCTTGCAGGTCTTTGCAGTCTTATTCACATCGGACTTATGTTAAGGAATACAGTTGCAAATGGAAAAGAAATCGAACACTCTCAAGGAAATGTAAAACAGACGCGACCATTGTCGCTTCTTCTTGTAGGTACGCCAATCAGAATATTCGagatttaattcaaataaaaacagaATGATCAAATGCCTCTTTAAAAAATATCCTTTTATTACATAGGCAAACAACTTCTTTAAAAAATTACTCGGCGTTTGCGCACAATGGGtttggtttaataaaatatagaattgacatatttttgcgttttttttcagccatatttatgtattattttgctctaataatttcttaaaattatCGGCAAAAGCGTATTCAAAGATGTATTCTTATCctacttttacagcgaattcggttgattaaatttctgctatactccatggcacgaaatgacgtcatttttcaacaaaatgacgtcgtagatccagcgaaattatccagttaaactaattttatttatataaaaaggttcAGAtctactgaataaaaagtgggataaatagaataatagattagtgttgattatagatcatgTTTATCATGCTCGACACGAAAACTTTGTTTTCTAAGCTTAGCGTGATAAATCTGATCTAAAATAAACACTAACCTAATATTCTTTATATTCTATTATGACGTGACGTGTTCAAAGCATATGATTGACTATTTAGAAAGGTCATAAAGTAGTATAAAGAGATATGCATAGAAAAGTTCGTGATCTTTGTATTGCTAAAACTGAAACCTATAAAACTACCCTCTTTACGTATTTCAGGATTTGGTACGTTGTTGAGTCTGGGGACAGCTATTGTGATTGGTTGTTTTTTCCATAAACCAACCAATCGGCATACAGTAACTTGGGAACCACTTCACAACCAACCGGTTTAAGCAATTACATGAACAATTTTGACCGCGGTTGTAACTATGCATGTTTTCCAAAGTTTACCAATGAAACTACAGCGACATCGTGAAACAACTTCGCAACCAACCGGTTTAAGCAGGGCTTCACGGGATAAACCTCGAAACCACTAATAATTTGATCGGTTTAAGCATGGCGTCACGCACTATTATATACCTAACAATCACACTTTGTGTTATCCATTAGGTATTCTGAAAACTTACACCAAAATGTATTGCATAAACTGCCTTTCACATAAACATAATTCAATCATTAGAACTCTATCAAGACATGATCTATAACGGATTTTGTTTCGTTTATTTGAATTGACTGAATATACTTTTATGTAAttgattttgttgtaaaataacgTGTTTCTTTTATGTACCGTTTTGTATATAAAAATGCATTGCCTTTTTTTCGATTCCTGTAACGTGTTTGTTCTATGTACCGTTTTGTATATGAAACTGCATTGAATAATAAGAGTCGTTGAGAGACTGATGTTTCCATAACTTAGGTGCAATACTAACATCAATATTTTCAACGTCAGAGAAGCTACTTATTTTACTGCATATATATTAAGTGTGTGGGTTAATTGAACGTGTTTCTGTTTTATTGTCGCATTATGTTGCTCTGAACGATTTATTCGACTGTGCATGTAACACTTGTCAACGAAAGAGAAACAAAAACAATCTAATATTCAAATtaactatttttcattttatatatcgAATGTTTCTATTGGATTGAATAtcaatttttgtaaatatatatcttCGAAACGCaaaaagtatgtttattttgatggaaAGTACACGATGCCACAATACATGAAAGAATATTAGGGATACCCATAACACAATatagtaaatacaaataaa of Dreissena polymorpha isolate Duluth1 chromosome 15, UMN_Dpol_1.0, whole genome shotgun sequence contains these proteins:
- the LOC127860922 gene encoding uncharacterized protein LOC127860922, giving the protein MGLKVCGIFLLGCIPVALFIAALATERWVIISNHLENGTVELVARLFEIEICVISTVAGENCTSFREDQVPGFPNGVSLKNWTLARCLLLTSIVCGICGPFVLCRHLCENKKWLIPYCAALWTLACLCSLIHIGLMLRNTVANGKEIEHSQGNVKQTRPLSLLLVGFGTLLSLGTAIVIGCCFPKPTNRQKVTWEPIHNQPV